A region of the Cucurbita pepo subsp. pepo cultivar mu-cu-16 chromosome LG14, ASM280686v2, whole genome shotgun sequence genome:
AAGTTCATACATGTTAGAGTGATAGcgcatttttaaaacaaagctTATAAACACTAGGTTCATCCAAAAAGCTACCAAATACGACCAAAGTGATTGGTTTTAGTAATCTTAAGGTACTCTTCAGTGGTGTATGCTTTGCTTGCTGATGAAGAATTATCAGCTGTTTATATACATAAGAAAACAAGCTTTCATCATCGTATAATAGTCGAGGCTGACAgaatgatgattctatatcCCTAATGATTGAACCCAATCGTCTCATTCGTAGACACGATGCCCGACGACGAACCAAGGCTGATTACCAATATTCTTTTCCCCTTTGGCATTCTACTTTTTCTATGTAGCTTTGAAATCTTTCCCTAGAATACTACAAGTGctgataataaataaaaatatggatGACAAATAAGTTAACCACTCACTTGGTTCAGCCATTGCAAAAGACTCTTCTGCTTTAGGAACAAAAGGTGGGTTTGAGAAGGTATCTGATTTGCTTGAATTGTATGAGCTTTCGACTGGACTCGAGATTTCATCGAGACCAATTTCTCGCTCAAGTGTGGTCTTGAATTCTCGAGAAACGTCCTACAGACATACATGAAGAGCAAAAACCACAATAAGGTCTTTAAGAAGTGATGCTGGAAAATCTCAAAAACCGAAATATGATTACCTGAAGTTCTCTTATAGTGGGTTGAAATGTACGTAAGGTCTTCCCCAAAGTCCGAGCAACCTGGCATATAGACAAGTAAACTAAATTCCAGTACAACGAAAGTACTTACTGTAACCTTTACAGCAAACCTGTCCAAATGGTTTTCAGGTCTTTGTAAAGACTTGGTAATCAATGTCatttcgagtttttttttatacgaCACAAAGGGTCTTATTATATCCGAGATGCTCTCCATCAAAAACAAATTCCCTTTTGCTTGATGGGTGGGGTTAGGATAgttaatgtgagatcttacatcggttagagaggggaacgaaacattccttataagggcgtggaaacctctccctattagacgcgttttaaaaccatgaggctgacggcaatatgtaacgggccaaaacagacaatatctgctatcggTGGACTtcgactgttacaaatggtattagagttaaacaccgagcagtgtgctagtgaggacgctggctcccAAGGGagatggattatgagatctcacgttggttggaggaatgaaacattccttataaggtgtggaaacctctccctagtagacgcgttttaaaaccgtgaggttgatggggatacataacgggccaaagcggacaatatctattagcaatgggcttaggctgttagaaatagtattagagctacACActaagcggtgtgccagtgaggaagCTAGCCCgtaaggagggtggattgttagatctcacattggttggaaaggggaacgaaagaTTCCTTTCAAgttgtggaaacctatccctagtagaagcattttaaaaccgtaaggttgacggcgatacgtaatgggtcaaagcagacaatatcagctaacggtgggcttgggctgttacaaatggatTAGAgtagacactgagcggtgtgccagcgaggacgctagcccccaaggagggtgaatcgtgagatcccacattggttggagaaggaaatgaaacattccttataacgtgtggaaacctctccctagtatcgAAGGCCAAGCAATAACATTAGAAGCTACCCTTCTTGACATCAACAACAATACAACCTACAGATTCTCCACAGTGGCTCAAGACAATAAAGACTAGAGTATTAAGGTAAATGAAGTTTCATGCTGCTATTTCTAACTTTGATCAACAGCACAACTCCAAAGCCTAACAGATACCTTAAACGAGAATGAAATCTAATACTTCAATATTCAGGTTCCACAACAAGTTAAAATGTTTAAACAAAAGAACACATCTGATGCAGCCaaatatttccaaaatttcagTCATCTACATGATTTATACCACTCACCTCAGCAAGGCCCTTGGGACCAAAAACCAACAGAGCCACAACCCCAATAACCAATGCCTCCGGAGCTCCAACCCCAAACAAAGATGCAAAAACAGCCTTCCCCTTAGGaattctcttcctcctctctaCAACAACACCATTTTAGACAACataacaagaacaaagatCAATAAACgtttaattcaaacaaatatgAACTATTAATTGAATCAATCATCAAAAAGCATATCCATACCGGGAAACCTTCCTCTGCTTGAAATATCCAAATGCTTTAAACCACTCCATGGGGAGAAAAGCCGGAGACGCAGAGGGAAATTACACAAGGAGAGACCAATTTTGGCGGTTTTGGGGTATAAGATGGGcgaggaagatgaagatgaagatgaagaagatgggGAAAATGGGAACGTGGGAACTGGAAATTTGGAGGCCATGGTTATGGGAATTATTGGGCTAACATGGGGGCATTCTTGTCCAATtgtaattaaaagattttactaaataataaattttaaattattttttatgtaagTGGGCCGGGTATTGGGCTAACATGGGGCCCAAGTTCACTCTTCCAGACATTATAATGGCAGAGAGGCCCAATCTaggtataaattttaataattcaatttataattatttttattttttatttttgtctcaAAACTTAGGGGTTCAAAGTCAAAATCAAGCATGTAAGATGTTAAATGTGATAAAACCATATAATATCTAGatagatatatagatatatatcaaatattatattaacacGTACATGAAAACTATAGTCTAAATTAAATGCTTCACATGGGCTGCCAATGTTGCCCCACCTTCCCAACTCCTATATTCAAGGTAcgcattatttatttatttatttatacccCTACTTTGCAACTATattaattatacaaatattttattaacgcatatcatacatatatatgccatttttttttatttatttaaaaggatTTTCGTCTAATTTTTCGAATTAAAGCTTAAAAATATTAGTGGAAAAAATGATTGAAGTGACTATTTAAATGGGGAAGAGGACAATTTAAAGGGAAACAAAAGAATGagctaaaaataaataaataattgtaggCATGAAGGGAACACTCTAAACCAAACCTCCATAAGTACCTAAAAAATGGAGTCTCCTACATGCatctctactttttttttttttttttccttttattattattatttttcttttaaaaattagacaGATGTCTTTAACGGCTCGTGTTtagttttagaaattttatattttattataagcttgtagtttatataatttataagccgaagttattaaaataataagtcGAATAAGTCTCATAAATTTCAGTAACACCAAATGAATAAAAgcatataatattttataatatgtgacatttaatttaaatattataggtCAGCCACCCACCTCCTTGATAACTCAAACATGTGGTATGCCGGTTTAGCTTTTGCAATGTGGGGCCTAGACCACACTAAGCCACCCCATAAGAGGGGTCAGTTTTGAGGAAAAATATCCAACTGTTCCACACTCTTAGTGGGCCCCACATAGATGAATTGGcctagtaaaaaataaaaaaaaaaaaaaaaaaaaaaaacttttttttttcatgttcccttttttagggtttcggctttcatctttttattattttataataataatgataataataataataataataataataataaatataccttttctttttttaacttgCCACACGTGTGGACATTGGTAAAGCCTAAAGGTAGCTACCAACACTTCACTTTTCCATTCCTCACCACAATCTAGTTTTAATGATATTCATCTTATTTTTCCAACTTTATGGACAAATTCattatggaaataaaatagtaatatttatatgttacccaagttaattatttttcaccATCTAGACTTAATCTTTCACGTTTTTACGTAAGCAATTCACAAATCTTACTATAACTCAATACGAGTTCAAATTTCTCCATCGAATTTTACACGTTTAGATTTGTAAGATCGAGAACCCAACATTCTTGATATGAGAGAAGGAACGAAGCAAGGAAAACTCTCCTTAActgacgcattttaaaattgtgagactgacagcgatacgtaatgaacTAAAATGagcaatatttgctagcggtgggattggACTGTTACACTTAGGACCTTCATGAAAAAGACGAAACTCCGTGGGATgttattgatattaaaaagTGAAACATGTTAACTGTTAAGGAACAAAATGTtgggagaaaataaaagaatgaaggTAGGTCAAGAATAAAGGTTAAAAAGTTAGGTGTCAATCAAAAGAGTATGAAAAAAAGGGCCTttttagagagagatagagagaaaatgaggggaaggaagaagttgagatatcatcatcataaagcAATTCAATAATGGGTATGAGAGAACCATTCGTGCAAGCTtaatctagagagagaaagtttgaggaaaaaaaggaaaataaataaataaataaataaataataataaaaagaaataaaaagtcacTTTCTTGACACCGAAAACCCATAATATGAAAGCAAGTGGATCTGCACACGTGCACTACATGGGGGGTAGGAAAAGGGGGTTATGCTTCCAAGTAAaagtaacaataaaaaaataatattaatgaattgtaattttttaattaaaaaaattattcactttaaattaaaattacccTCCTAATTGCTTATATTTACGTTGCTTGCACCTCTCCATTGATTCCATCACGTGCACTACTCGTGTCATCATCgtcaaattctattttaatattttaaataggttaaaattaatgtaaaagatatatggaaattaaaattttgacggtaaaataaaatattaaagggttaaaaacatgtttcgtttttattttaagaatgatttgaaatcacatttaaacaattttaatgaataataatttaggaAAGAGTATGTGATGGCCCACAGAATGAGAGTCACATGGGTCACGTGCCGGGGAGTACAAATCGCATAAATGAGACCACAAGGAACTCACGAGTATCTCACGCACCTCCTTTTGCTGTTGGGGACCGGAATTTAAAGCCCACCCTTCTGCACTTATTTCCCTATGGCACATTATGTAATTTGTCGTAACTTCAAGGGCATTTATATCGGAGGCTCTTATGGTAATTTCCgctcataattttattttttacaactCAATAGTATTTCATTATGtgtattataaattttatgaattttctaattaaaaaacagataaaaaggaataaatatttaaatgtggGTCAACAAATAATGATGTGAGAGTGTggtttaaattatatgaaattgaaacaaatcTTTTTCCGACAACACCATCCGAAATTATGCGTATATTGAAATatcccaaaaaaagaaaataaaactttaacaTGTGCGAAATTACGAACAAGCCCTCAttctcaaataattaaaattacaaacatAATCCAAGGgttggaaataattttaaaccaAGGTAAATCActtggttttaaaattatttactcCTAGTTGGTTTATGAATAAATTGTGCcagaatttattattattgtttttttaaaaagtaaattttaagaGAATTTACCCACAATTACAACTGTCATCTTAAAAGACAGTTAATCTAGGTAACtcaaaggtaaaaaaaaaaactatatttttgtCCATATTTCTGAAGTGGGAGTAcgatgattttgaaatttctttttattaaccGCAgtaaaaagtaagaaaatcCCTCAATTTAAGGAGGATGTGAGTgttatgagagagagagagagagagagagagagagagagagagaaataattaAGCTTTATGTATTGTGAgaggaatatatatattttttgtgattaatgaaaataatagcAATTATGGAGTTATCATGGCGTTGccattaataaattatgattatgaataattaaagTGGGTCCCATGAGATGtgctaaaaattaaaaaattgtggaAACCAGAGGATAAATACCGGGCGAGCCACCCAACTCAgactttttattatatgtttatttattttggttattatttgttatatatatttttttggtaatatataaaatcagaaaattcaatctctctctttcttggtctgagtttttcatttcttagaTCAAATCCAGAAGTGgtctctcttcatttttttggcTGTCAAATCTCACTGGAGAGTAATTGATTTTGCTGGCGAGTTAGCGGCGTCGATTGATCGGAAATCACGGCGAACTTGTTGAAAGGTCCGGCGGCTGAGCTCTCTGGATTGGAAGAAACTGGGAATGGGAAGCATGAACAACAGCGTGGATACGGTTAATGCTGCTGCTACTGCGATCGTCTCCGCTGAGGCTCGAGTCCAGCCTCCGACACCTCCGGTAGgtagtttgtttttttttttcttcttctttattctattgtctggttttgttttggaacTGAGAAAGTGCAGTAATTTGATTGAGAATGAAGTCTTTGATCTCGGTGTTGGTTTGCTGTTTTGAGTTTAGATGGGGAAAATCTCATCGAGGTCGGTGATCTGAAcgaatttctttgatttgataAAACTGTGTTGGTTACGCCTTTTTGGTTCTATATTCTAAGATTTTGATTTGGTACTCTCTGCTTCGCTTGCTGGTTGTTGATTGTGTTGcttttttgtgaagatgttgAATGTTAGATTCACAACAGATTGTTGCTTAATTGCTCTAGCTGCTAGGTTGAGGATAAAGTAACTTgaaagttttcttttaatttgtttttagaaCAGAGAGTAAGGATAACATAAGGTTGTTCggaaattaatttcaagcGCGATTTGCCCGATTCTTTGCAATAACTTCACTCGAGATTTGGATTCATTCGGTGTAAGATTGTCAATATAAATGATCTTCTATCAATTTAGTTAGCGATCTTTTGTACTTTGCACCAGATTTGTTGAATTAGTTGTTTCTGATAAGAGATCTTGTAGCTTTGTACagtatattaattaattcggCTCTTCTGAGCTTCAGTTTTTTCTCTCAAAGCTGAGCTTAGCCTGGGCTGAGAATTCTTTTAATGGGGACAGACAAAACTTTGCCTCTGTTTAAAGGAAGATTCCATGCTCCAGGTTCAGTTCTTGTCCATCATACGCGTCTTATTATGGACCAATTTACTGCCAAAATCTTTAGTATTAAGATTAAGAAGTCTTTTCAAGATCTAGATCATCTACCTGAATGGATGGCTCAAAACTGAGATATCGTAGAGTTAACTTTCATTTCTCCatgttcttaaaaaatttcatgcCTGTTTATCTCTTTATGGAGAACTTTTCTGAAACCACTTGGCTTTGTTCTGTATGTACACaacttgaattatttattaatcaatttGGCCTAGAAACATGAACAGTTTGGATTTTGAGaagcttgattttgaattaatgAAGAAAGGTTTTCCCCATCCTCTTCCTTTCAGCCTATTCTCTATTGCCTGACATGAGAGGCGAGGAAGTAATGACATATTTTGTTAACATAGCATAATCGATGGCTATCAGCCTTTATAGAGCTCTATACCTACTGAAGTTCTTACATTTCCGAACAAGTGTTTTAATGCTGCTCTGATGGCTTGAAAACTGTATTTTAGCTAGAGTGGAATCGTTGTTCAGTTTCTTGTggttttttcatttatattctCCTGTTATCTGACTTCAGAAACGAAGATGGGGGAGCTGCTGGAGTCTGTACTGGTGTTTTGGAAATGGTTCGCAGAAAAACAATAAGCGTATAGGTCATGCTGTGCTTGTTCCAGAACCTGCAGTATCTGGAGCTGTTGCCCCTGCTGTTGAGCATCGTACACCTTCAACCACCGTGGTATTGCCTTTCATAGCCCCTCCGTCTTCTCCTGCGTCTTTCCTCCAGTCCGAACCTCCATCAAATGCTCAATCTCCTGCTGGATTACTATCTTTAACTGCTCTTTCAGTCAATAACTACTCCCCAAATGAACCTGCATCCATTTTTGCAATAGGCCCTTACGCATATGATACCCAGTTGGTCTCACCTCCAGTCTTTTCTGCCTTCCCCACTGAACCATCGACTGCCCCTTTTACTCCTCCTCCTGAGTCTGTGCAATTGACCACACCCTCATCTCCTGAAGTACCATTTGCTAAATTGCTGACATCTTCTCTGAGCCATACTAATAAAAGTTTTGGGACTAACCAGAAGTTTGCACTTTCACATTGTGATTTCCAGCCTTATCAACCCTACCCAGGAAGCCCTGGTGCCCATCTTATATCACCTGGATCAGTAATTTCAAACTCTGGTACATCTTCTCCTTTTCCTGATAAACACCCCATTCTTGAGTTTCGCATGGCAGATGCTCCGAAGCTCTTGGGTCTCGAACATTTTACGACTCGCAAATGGATCTCAAGAATGGGTTCTGGATCTTTGACGCCAGATGGTACTGGTTTAGGTTCTAGGTTAGGTTCAGGAACTTTGACCCCTGATGGTATGGCTATGGGTTCGAGATTGGGATCTGGATCTGTGACGCCAAATGGTGTGAGGCAAGATTCAAGATTGGGTTCTGGAACCGTTACTCCTGATGGTTTGGGGCATGCCTTGCAAGATGGTCTACTGTTGGACAGCCAAATATCTGAGGTGGCTTCCCTTGCCAACTCAGAAACTGGATGTCAAAATGATGTGGCAAATCATAGGGTGTCATTTGAGTTGACTGGTGAAGATGTTGCGCGTTGTCTTGCAAACAAGTCAAAGCAAACAAGCATAAACtctcaaaacaaaaacaaagaatcgTCGAAAGAAGCTGAAAGTTGTGAGTTCTTTGACATCAAGACTTCCACAGCACCGGATAAAACTTCAGCAGAGGATGATCAATGCTACCAAAATCAACGAGCCGTAAATCTTGGTTCGTTCAAAGAGTTCAACTTTGACCAAACCAAAGGAGAAATACACAGCACAGCCTCCATTGGTGCAGAATGGTGGGCCAATGAAAAGGTGGCTGTGAAGGAAGCTAGTCCAGGCAACAACTGGACTTTCTTCCCAATGTTGCAACCTGGGGTCAGCTGATTTTGACATGGATGTCAAcagtagaaagaaaagaagaagaagaaacaacaaCCCACCTTTTGAATGTACATTTGAATGTAATCATCCTTTGGAGATGCAACTTTTAGGACCTGTGATCTCAGATAACAGATGGAATGATTTGGAGGAAAAGAATGTTTTTCAAAGTTGCCTTGTGAAAACACTATTCAAATAGACAGCAGAAAGAAAGTAGTTATTAGGGATAACTAGTGTGGGTACTGAAGGAGCATTCTTTGTCATAGCTCAAGGAGTAGATCATTCATAATCATAGGATCTTTGAAGTGCtttattctttcttgtcttgtataataataagaaatttcattcttcCCCAACAATGAAAACTTCCTTTCTGGAAAACTCCGGTGATTTTAGTTTACTTAGCTTCTTCACACGTCCACAGTGCTAaacatttatcttaattttagaGTTCTAAGTCAGTTTTCTGCTCTTCTGCCTACAAAAACAACTCTCCCTTTGTGTTAGAATGGACCTTCTTCTGGGCTCAAGGCACGGAAAACTTCTGGGAAAAACAACTCTCCCTTTATGTTAGAATGGAGACAGCCCAAAGTTCATTTTGACAACTTCCAAGTCTATACAGGACAAGGCTGTTCTTTTGGGCTGTCCCCATCTAAACAGAAACTGCAAAGGACTTCCTTCTCAAGGCAGGGAATGAATAGTTGATCTAAAAAGGTATAAACAGTATTTTGATGCTGAATTATTGACTTTGGTTGATTTTGATCTCCATATTTTAACATGTCCATTTTTCATTCTTGTAGGTTTAAGAAGCGACTGTTTTGATCTCTAGAACAAAATAACCACTTTTTAAATAAGGATCCAAGTGGACGTACGAAAGTATACGACGTTAGAAAACGTCGAGACCTTAATGTGAAAGAGAGGAAAGTTCAGCTCAAAACAAGGGGACCCAGCTATGTCAAGAGAAACTGACAATTCAGCTACCTTGAGAAAGCCACATTTATAACATTCTTCTTCCCAAAACACCACACGGTTTACAGAGAAGGATAAAGGTCAATTGTGGAGGCAAATTGCGATTTAAAGCAATTGCAAGCAAACCCTATCCCGCTTCCACTTGCCCCAACAAACACTTCAGCCTGTTCACTGGCAGAGTGGGGcttttccatttaatttttctgtCATCTCATAACTGCGTGACTTGGAGAATAGGCTCCATGTGAATCTTTCTTTCATACCTCCAGAAGCTACCGTGAAGAAACAACAACCCACCTTTTGAATGTACATTTGAATGTAATCATCCTTTGGAGATGCAACTTTTAGGACCTGTGATCTCAGATAACAGATGGAATGATTTGGAGGAAAAGAATGTTTTTCAAAGTTGCCTTGTGAAAACACTATTCAAATAGACAGCAGAAAGAAAGTAGTTATTAGGGATAACTAGTGTGGGTACTGAAGGAGCATTCTTTGTCATAGCTCAAGGAGTAGATCATTCATAATCATAGGATCTTTGAAGTGCtttattctttcttgtcttgtataataataagaaatttcattcttcCCCAACAATGAAAACTTCCTTTCTGGAAAACTCCGGTGATTTTAGTTTACTTAGCTTCTTCACACGTCCACAGTGCTAaacatttatcttaattttagaGTTCTAAGTCAGTTTTCTGCTCTTCTGCCTACAAAAACAACTCTCCCTTTGTGTTAGAATGGACCTTCTTCTGGGCTCAAGGCACGGAAAACTTCTGGGAAAAACAACTCTCCCTTTATGTTAGAATGGAGACAGCCCAAAGTTCATTTTGACAACTTCCAAGTCTATACAGGACAAGGCTGTTCTTTTGGGCTGTCCCCATCTAAACAGAAACTGCAAAGGACTTCCTTCTCAAGGCAGGGAATGAATAGTTGATCTAAAAAGGTATAAACAGTATTTTGATGCTGAATTATTGACTTTGGTTGATTTTGATCTCCATATTTTAACATGTCCATTTTTCATTCTTGTAGGTTTAAGAAGCGACTGTTTTGATCTCTAGAACAAAATAACCACTTTTTAAA
Encoded here:
- the LOC111810081 gene encoding sec-independent protein translocase protein TATB, chloroplastic-like isoform X3 — encoded protein: MASKFPVPTFPFSPSSSSSSSSSSPILYPKTAKIGLSLCNFPLRLRLFSPWSGLKHLDISSRGRFPERRKRIPKGKAVFASLFGVGAPEALVIGVVALLVFGPKGLAEVARTLGKTLRTFQPTIRELQDVSREFKTTLEREIGLDEISSPVESSYNSSKSDTFSNPPFVPKAEESFAMAEPSEWLTYLSSIFLFIISTCSILGKD
- the LOC111810081 gene encoding sec-independent protein translocase protein TATB, chloroplastic-like isoform X2, which produces MASKFPVPTFPFSPSSSSSSSSSSPILYPKTAKIGLSLCNFPLRLRLFSPWSGLKHLDISSRGRFPERRKRIPKGKAVFASLFGVGAPEALVIGVVALLVFGPKGLAEVARTLGKTLRTFQPTIRELQDVSREFKTTLEREIGLDEISSPVESSYNSSKSDTFSNPPFVPKAEESFAMAEPSEWLTYLSSIFLFIISTCSILGKDFKAT
- the LOC111810081 gene encoding sec-independent protein translocase protein TATB, chloroplastic-like isoform X4; protein product: MASKFPVPTFPFSPSSSSSSSSSSPILYPKTAKIGLSLCNFPLRLRLFSPWSGLKHLDISSRGRFPERRKRIPKGKAVFASLFGVGAPEALVIGVVALLVFGPKGLAEVARTLGKTLRTFQPTIRELQDVSREFKTTLEREIGLDEISSPVESSYNSSKSDTFSNPPFVPKAEESFAMAEPRGVDCLSSWTSKSWS
- the LOC111810081 gene encoding sec-independent protein translocase protein TATB, chloroplastic-like isoform X5; translation: MASKFPVPTFPFSPSSSSSSSSSSPILYPKTAKIGLSLCNFPLRLRLFSPWSGLKHLDISSRGRFPERRKRIPKGKAVFASLFGVGAPEALVIGVVALLVFGPKGLAEVARTLGKTLRTFQPTIRELQDVSREFKTTLEREIGLDEISSPVESSYNSSKSDTFSNPPFVPKAEESFAMAEPNWVHP
- the LOC111810081 gene encoding sec-independent protein translocase protein TATB, chloroplastic-like isoform X1 produces the protein MASKFPVPTFPFSPSSSSSSSSSSPILYPKTAKIGLSLCNFPLRLRLFSPWSGLKHLDISSRGRFPERRKRIPKGKAVFASLFGVGAPEALVIGVVALLVFGPKGLAEVARTLGKTLRTFQPTIRELQDVSREFKTTLEREIGLDEISSPVESSYNSSKSDTFSNPPFVPKAEESFAMAEPRGVDCLSSWTSSILDGGVFLLGGRFRKLCVSV
- the LOC111810082 gene encoding uncharacterized protein LOC111810082, which translates into the protein MGSMNNSVDTVNAAATAIVSAEARVQPPTPPKRRWGSCWSLYWCFGNGSQKNNKRIGHAVLVPEPAVSGAVAPAVEHRTPSTTVVLPFIAPPSSPASFLQSEPPSNAQSPAGLLSLTALSVNNYSPNEPASIFAIGPYAYDTQLVSPPVFSAFPTEPSTAPFTPPPESVQLTTPSSPEVPFAKLLTSSLSHTNKSFGTNQKFALSHCDFQPYQPYPGSPGAHLISPGSVISNSGTSSPFPDKHPILEFRMADAPKLLGLEHFTTRKWISRMGSGSLTPDGTGLGSRLGSGTLTPDGMAMGSRLGSGSVTPNGVRQDSRLGSGTVTPDGLGHALQDGLLLDSQISEVASLANSETGCQNDVANHRVSFELTGEDVARCLANKSKQTSINSQNKNKESSKEAESCEFFDIKTSTAPDKTSAEDDQCYQNQRAVNLGSFKEFNFDQTKGEIHSTASIGAEWWANEKVAVKEASPGNNWTFFPMLQPGVS